In Flavobacterium okayamense, a single window of DNA contains:
- a CDS encoding peptidylprolyl isomerase, with translation MQDGIYAKFNTPKGSILVKLTHDKTPGTVGNFVGLAEGQLENDAKPMGKPYYDGLKFHRVIPDFMIQGGCPQGTGVGGPGYQFDDEFHPELKHNGPGVLSMANAGPGTNGSQFFITHVETSWLDGKHTVFGHVVEGQDVVDAVAQGDTIESIEIVRVGEEAKNWNAIEAFRKFEGSREQRLADEKRLAEEALEKLAAGFQKTESGLRYQIIQKGSGKQAEKGKKVSVHYQGALDNGQVFDSSYKRKQPIDFTLGVGQVIEGWDEGISLLKVGDKARFVIPSYLGYGSRGAGGVIPPNATLVFDVELMDVK, from the coding sequence ATGCAAGACGGAATTTACGCAAAATTTAATACACCAAAAGGCAGTATTTTGGTAAAATTAACTCACGATAAAACACCTGGGACTGTTGGAAACTTTGTTGGTTTAGCAGAAGGTCAATTAGAAAACGATGCAAAACCAATGGGAAAACCATATTATGATGGTTTAAAATTCCATAGAGTTATTCCAGATTTTATGATTCAAGGAGGGTGCCCTCAAGGAACTGGAGTTGGTGGACCTGGATATCAGTTTGACGATGAGTTTCATCCAGAATTAAAGCACAATGGACCTGGAGTATTATCAATGGCTAATGCAGGACCAGGAACTAATGGTTCACAGTTCTTTATTACGCACGTTGAAACAAGTTGGTTAGATGGAAAACATACGGTTTTTGGACACGTTGTAGAAGGACAAGATGTTGTTGATGCCGTTGCACAAGGCGATACTATTGAATCTATTGAGATTGTTAGAGTTGGAGAGGAAGCTAAAAACTGGAATGCTATTGAAGCTTTCAGAAAATTTGAAGGTTCTCGTGAGCAACGTTTAGCTGATGAAAAAAGATTAGCCGAAGAAGCTTTAGAAAAATTAGCAGCTGGTTTTCAAAAAACTGAAAGTGGTTTGCGTTACCAAATTATACAAAAAGGTAGTGGTAAACAAGCTGAAAAAGGTAAAAAAGTATCAGTTCATTATCAAGGAGCATTAGATAACGGACAAGTTTTTGATTCTTCATACAAAAGAAAACAACCAATTGATTTCACCTTAGGTGTTGGTCAAGTAATTGAAGGTTGGGACGAAGGAATTTCTTTATTAAAAGTTGGTGATAAAGCTCGTTTTGTTATTCCTTCGTATTTAGGTTATGGAAGTAGAGGAGCTGGTGGCGTTATTCCTCCAAATGCAACATTAGTATTCGATGTAGAATTAATGGACGTGAAATAG
- a CDS encoding class I SAM-dependent methyltransferase: MKNQDYFEINKQTWNNKVPVHLASDFYNQKEFLKGKNSLPEVDQEILGDITNKSILHLQCHFGQDSISMARMGAKVTGIDLSDKAIDEAKKINSALNLDTKFICCNVYDTLEHINEQFDIVYTSYGTIGWLPDLDKWANVISKSLKTGGKLIFIEFHPVLWMFDDDFKEIKYHYHNEKPIIEEYTGTYANKEADIKTDYIGWNHSLSEVFSSLINQGLQIQHFKEYDYSPYNCFNETIEFEKGKFRIKHMDNKIPMLFSLIATKK; the protein is encoded by the coding sequence ATGAAAAATCAAGATTACTTTGAAATCAACAAACAAACTTGGAACAATAAAGTTCCGGTTCATTTGGCTTCAGATTTTTATAACCAAAAAGAATTTTTAAAAGGAAAAAATTCATTGCCCGAAGTTGACCAAGAAATACTTGGAGATATAACTAATAAATCAATTTTACATTTGCAGTGTCATTTTGGTCAAGATTCTATTTCTATGGCTCGAATGGGCGCAAAAGTTACAGGAATCGATTTATCGGATAAAGCAATAGATGAAGCCAAAAAGATAAATTCAGCTTTAAACCTTGATACTAAATTTATTTGTTGTAATGTTTACGATACTTTAGAACACATAAACGAACAATTTGATATTGTTTACACAAGTTACGGAACAATTGGTTGGTTACCCGACTTAGATAAATGGGCTAACGTAATTTCAAAAAGTTTAAAAACTGGTGGAAAATTAATTTTTATTGAATTTCATCCTGTGCTTTGGATGTTTGATGATGATTTTAAAGAAATAAAATATCATTATCATAATGAAAAACCAATTATTGAAGAATACACTGGAACTTATGCCAATAAAGAGGCTGATATAAAAACAGATTACATTGGTTGGAATCATTCACTCTCAGAAGTTTTTTCAAGTTTAATTAATCAAGGGCTCCAAATTCAACACTTTAAAGAATATGATTATTCACCTTATAATTGCTTCAACGAAACGATAGAATTTGAAAAAGGGAAATTTAGGATCAAACATATGGATAATAAAATTCCAATGTTATTTAGCTTAATCGCAACAAAAAAATAA